A stretch of the Phycisphaerales bacterium genome encodes the following:
- a CDS encoding amino acid permease, with amino-acid sequence MASQDAPTTPNTEQANTAVADAGHGQAVTQLARNLKLLDITMVGVGAMIGAGIFALVGIAAGAAGPGLILAFCLNGVLTLLTAMVYAEIGSAIPGAGGGYLWVKFGLPGPCAFLAGWMDWLAHAVAGALYAAVFGVYLVWAMQTIFGWGEVGPVTDPHSAGTLFGMDAIWFSKGLTLFVCLFFIWVNYRGSSETGKTGNIITLAKIVVIGIFIIFGLVTMINGGAFGEGLSNSSVASKFTPLLPNGFGGVLVAMGLTFIAFEGYEIIVQAGEEVVEPRRNIPRAVFLSLLIVIPIYILVAIVCLGAISIPEQELLITQSGIEPGWLASETWQYMASLGELGVATAANQFMPWGTGAILLVIGAVLSTMSALNATTYSSTRVSFAMGRDRYLPPAMATISSKTRTPVVALLASGLIIILTALLLPVETVAAATCVLFLLVFAAVNLSSITIRRKYGDKLRFGFVTPAFPVIPIISVVGQVAVATFLFVYIPISLVIAVGWIVIGLVLYYTYSRRQEHDYRASPVIFEHKDLAPESNSRILVPVANPRTKGPLLDLASRLAGWKDGSCSIIVLHVVHVPEQLPYASAGRFISEARTVVNEGLEELHAKGSNGAGLVRLSRIPSQSIVETIEERKIDTLVMGWAGPRSRHTSLARRRGLFIGDEVDSVLAEADANTVVLRGTLPSDPKRILIPCANPDQVRYSVQVAEMIAGSETVIELLRIMRPNTEDEFTDEELLAEIFGDTTVVNSTPIRNLKIEITRKSERGIVVPISEAAKKADVLILGAASETWLTRRSFTHLHFAVASQYDGPLLMVKMKTGRAKFALQKVIDFFLSREPVK; translated from the coding sequence ATGGCATCACAGGACGCCCCTACCACTCCCAACACCGAGCAAGCCAACACGGCAGTGGCTGATGCTGGCCATGGCCAAGCGGTTACACAGCTCGCGCGCAATCTCAAATTATTAGACATCACAATGGTGGGCGTCGGGGCCATGATTGGGGCCGGTATCTTCGCGTTAGTGGGCATAGCTGCAGGCGCGGCTGGACCAGGATTGATTCTGGCTTTCTGCCTCAACGGTGTGTTGACACTACTGACCGCCATGGTTTATGCCGAGATCGGTAGCGCGATACCTGGTGCCGGTGGAGGCTACCTGTGGGTGAAATTTGGATTACCTGGTCCATGTGCATTTCTTGCAGGCTGGATGGACTGGCTTGCACACGCTGTTGCTGGCGCTCTCTATGCGGCGGTCTTTGGTGTCTACCTTGTTTGGGCGATGCAAACAATCTTCGGCTGGGGAGAAGTCGGACCAGTCACAGATCCCCACTCAGCAGGCACACTATTTGGCATGGATGCCATATGGTTTTCTAAAGGCCTCACACTCTTCGTCTGCTTGTTTTTCATCTGGGTGAATTACCGTGGATCGAGTGAAACCGGAAAAACAGGCAACATCATCACACTGGCGAAGATTGTTGTCATCGGTATTTTTATAATTTTTGGTCTCGTCACAATGATTAATGGGGGTGCCTTTGGGGAAGGACTTTCTAATTCATCAGTGGCCAGTAAGTTCACACCCCTGCTTCCAAATGGATTTGGTGGCGTGTTGGTTGCGATGGGCCTCACCTTTATTGCCTTTGAGGGCTATGAAATCATCGTTCAAGCTGGCGAAGAAGTTGTGGAACCAAGGAGAAATATTCCGCGGGCGGTTTTTCTGTCACTGCTCATTGTCATTCCAATTTATATCTTGGTCGCGATCGTTTGCCTCGGTGCAATTTCAATTCCAGAGCAAGAACTCCTTATTACTCAATCCGGAATCGAGCCAGGCTGGCTGGCCAGTGAGACTTGGCAATATATGGCGTCACTTGGCGAGCTTGGCGTGGCGACGGCGGCAAACCAGTTCATGCCATGGGGTACTGGTGCTATTCTTCTTGTTATTGGCGCCGTGCTTTCAACCATGAGTGCGCTAAACGCTACAACCTACAGCTCAACTCGCGTGAGTTTCGCAATGGGTCGCGATCGTTACTTGCCACCAGCAATGGCAACGATCTCTTCGAAGACACGCACGCCTGTCGTTGCACTGTTGGCGAGCGGTTTAATAATCATACTGACAGCGCTATTGCTCCCAGTCGAGACAGTGGCAGCGGCCACATGTGTTTTGTTTCTTCTCGTCTTTGCAGCGGTCAATCTTTCAAGTATTACAATTAGACGTAAATATGGAGACAAGCTTCGGTTCGGATTCGTAACACCAGCATTTCCGGTGATACCAATCATTTCCGTCGTTGGCCAAGTTGCTGTCGCCACATTTCTGTTTGTTTACATACCAATATCTCTGGTTATTGCGGTGGGTTGGATTGTGATCGGCCTTGTCCTTTATTACACCTACTCACGCAGACAAGAACACGATTACCGCGCTTCGCCGGTGATCTTTGAGCACAAAGATCTTGCGCCCGAGTCAAACTCACGTATTCTCGTGCCCGTTGCAAACCCCCGCACAAAGGGTCCGTTACTTGATTTAGCATCACGGCTTGCGGGCTGGAAGGATGGCAGTTGTTCGATCATCGTGTTGCATGTTGTGCATGTGCCGGAGCAACTTCCATATGCATCTGCTGGCCGCTTTATTAGCGAGGCCCGTACAGTTGTTAATGAGGGACTCGAGGAACTTCATGCCAAGGGTAGTAATGGCGCAGGACTGGTGCGATTGTCAAGAATCCCATCACAATCAATTGTTGAGACGATTGAAGAGCGCAAGATAGATACGCTTGTGATGGGTTGGGCTGGCCCACGAAGTCGCCACACGAGTCTTGCGAGACGTCGTGGGTTATTTATTGGCGATGAAGTTGATAGTGTTCTCGCTGAAGCGGACGCCAATACAGTTGTGCTTCGTGGGACACTGCCCAGTGATCCGAAGCGAATCTTAATCCCCTGCGCTAATCCAGATCAGGTTCGCTACTCAGTGCAAGTTGCAGAGATGATTGCCGGCTCTGAGACGGTCATAGAGCTTCTTCGAATCATGAGGCCAAACACTGAAGATGAATTTACTGACGAGGAATTGTTGGCTGAGATTTTCGGTGATACAACAGTTGTCAATAGCACACCAATCCGAAACCTAAAAATAGAAATCACTCGTAAGAGTGAGCGTGGCATTGTGGTACCTATTAGTGAGGCGGCTAAAAAGGCAGATGTACTCATACTAGGCGCAGCTTCAGAGACGTGGTTGACCCGTCGATCATTCACTCATCTGCATTTTGCAGTTGCATCTCAGTACGATGGCCCACTTCTGATGGTCAAAATGAAAACCGGACGTGCGAAGTTCGCACTACAGAAGGTTATTGACTTCTTCCTTTCAAGGGAGCCTGTGAAATGA
- a CDS encoding cobalamin-dependent protein (Presence of a B(12) (cobalamin)-binding domain implies dependence on cobalamin itself, in one of its several forms, or in some unusual lineages, dependence on a cobalamin-like analog.) has product MAKAITEPTTSLERIDRCQGTDHRPRVLLGKMGLDGHDRGVKLIARAMRDSGIHVIYSGLWQTPRSLAIAARDEDVDCVAGSMMSNSHLVLVPRLLEECRDLGREDITINIGGIIPKADIKTLEDAGVAKVFHTGTSMNNIIESVIEATTPYADKAFEHPTAALARQITLAQLRRPIGSAPRRRPKHVIGLTGAPGAGKSTLVASMASEIVREGGKLAVIAFDPMSPITSGALLGDRLRVDFNQVDESVFYRSLAIVGEDYAALTDTIELLGGAGFDRVIVETVGAGQNDCAIREHVDTTVVVVVPGMGDSVQMDKAGILEIADLFVVNKADFEGENKLVRELLDIAEGRQIFETVATRGKGIPELLSGLSGLSAKN; this is encoded by the coding sequence ATGGCGAAGGCAATCACAGAACCAACAACGAGCTTGGAGCGGATTGACCGTTGCCAGGGTACCGATCACCGTCCCAGGGTTTTACTTGGCAAGATGGGCCTCGATGGACATGATCGTGGGGTGAAGCTCATTGCTAGAGCAATGCGTGATAGTGGAATTCACGTCATCTACTCCGGCCTCTGGCAGACGCCACGTAGTTTGGCCATCGCCGCTCGCGATGAAGATGTTGACTGTGTGGCAGGCTCAATGATGAGTAACTCTCACTTAGTCCTGGTGCCTCGACTTCTTGAAGAGTGCCGCGACCTTGGCCGAGAGGACATCACTATCAATATTGGCGGCATTATTCCAAAAGCCGATATTAAGACGCTGGAAGACGCTGGTGTAGCGAAGGTGTTCCATACTGGCACAAGTATGAACAACATTATTGAAAGCGTGATTGAAGCAACCACGCCTTATGCAGACAAGGCATTCGAACACCCAACCGCAGCGTTAGCAAGACAAATTACACTCGCTCAGCTGAGGCGACCAATCGGCAGCGCTCCCAGACGGAGACCGAAACATGTCATTGGCTTGACTGGTGCCCCGGGTGCAGGAAAGTCAACACTGGTGGCATCTATGGCATCAGAGATCGTTCGTGAAGGTGGAAAGCTGGCAGTCATTGCCTTTGATCCAATGAGTCCAATTACCAGTGGTGCTCTGCTTGGGGATCGATTACGAGTCGACTTCAATCAAGTCGATGAATCGGTGTTTTATAGAAGCCTCGCCATTGTCGGCGAGGACTACGCCGCGTTGACCGACACCATCGAGCTTTTGGGTGGGGCTGGCTTTGATAGAGTCATTGTCGAGACGGTTGGTGCGGGGCAAAATGACTGTGCCATTCGCGAGCATGTTGATACCACTGTTGTGGTTGTGGTTCCCGGTATGGGCGATTCAGTCCAGATGGATAAGGCCGGCATTCTTGAGATCGCAGATCTGTTTGTGGTCAATAAAGCCGACTTCGAGGGCGAGAATAAACTGGTCCGTGAACTACTGGATATCGCCGAGGGCCGCCAGATCTTTGAGACGGTTGCAACACGCGGCAAGGGTATTCCAGAGTTGCTCAGTGGTTTAAGCGGCTTGTCGGCTAAAAACTGA
- a CDS encoding S41 family peptidase → MRLRTCHVHALLVLSFLVFLDTPLEAQQSGYYTHPTIRGDQVIFVSEGDLFSAVLSNKNEQGSILAHRLTSSDGSESDPVLSPNGKWVAFSGEYDGNTDIYVMPIDGGSPQRLTFHPATDRAVAWSPDGQRILFRTTRAHPLDRDELMSISRAGGMPERLPFGEGTQASFSSSGNQLAFTPHSNEGWTWKRYRGGTAPDIWIANLVGGNYTKLTKSDANDMYPMWMQGRVYFLSDRGGTPNIFSMSPNGEDLKQHTTMVSSNDLSQGMSAHDIRWPSQDRKPGGNQIVFSQGGKLGRFTKDEQVEHLPIAIASDRVASRPRHVPLEENMTTFALSPAGDEVLVEARGELIIVPVDGTARRLTRTSGVREWGATFTTEDELLIITDRSGEQQLALLSTSGDESPMGLTDLLDKWIYPPQMSPDGQWIAYGDKTFALYLTNMSLLEPIKVATDSQQPITDYRFSPDSQWLAYTQTLETGVSQIYLLNIGTKKKFTISDGLHSDSEPRWDPAGLYLYFVSGRDLSAAMGNLDFQHVHDATDRLVAVPLAEHTPPPDSKAMRSVEFDVDYWSMPPTWSDFDEEMDEEESDEVLPMQIDPAGLSRRHYTFETPAGSYAGLEATWGGLLYINEPGERLDQQEQADWIELNMAGGKYGIMKLDAIDGEPELIAPGVGEFAINMDRNMIAYSGDMGMTVLDLETMDELPIDLSMEQLHVDIPSEWSHMFEEAWRRQRDFFWAPNMGGVDWDAVGAKYRAVLPQIGSREELNDLIGEMYGELQASHAYIGGGDPADWADYIDVGLLGIDGHAERDGFRIDRILPAQGWTSDAASPLDAAWQDVSEGDLIVAINGQPVSARSNIYEHLQGQAGKTVRLSLRGKNQDDDPMSESRVIEVEALVDEMTLRYLDWVENNRRVVTEATDGQVGYLHIPDMDGLGLTMFSRYYYPQIKKDALIIDIRNNGGGFVSQMIIERLAREVLGYDSIRHGIDMTYPWCTFQGPMVALIDQHAGSDGDIFPAMFRRKQLGPLIGTRTWGGVIGISEGVPFLDGGYHTQPEAAWWEAEGGWTLENRGVEPDIEVAFTPSDRDANVDPQLEMGIQEAMRLLQTQGTEKPTRPPYPTEPMPGQ, encoded by the coding sequence ATGAGATTAAGAACTTGTCACGTCCATGCATTGTTGGTTTTAAGCTTCTTGGTTTTTCTAGACACTCCACTCGAAGCGCAACAAAGTGGCTACTACACACATCCAACAATTCGTGGTGATCAAGTTATTTTTGTCAGTGAGGGAGATCTTTTCTCTGCGGTGCTCTCCAATAAGAACGAGCAAGGGAGCATCCTTGCCCATCGGCTGACGAGTAGTGATGGAAGTGAGTCTGATCCTGTTCTGAGTCCAAACGGTAAGTGGGTTGCTTTCTCTGGCGAATACGATGGCAATACAGACATCTATGTCATGCCAATTGATGGTGGAAGTCCCCAAAGATTAACGTTTCATCCCGCAACTGATCGTGCGGTGGCTTGGTCACCTGATGGTCAACGCATCCTGTTTCGCACAACTCGCGCTCATCCGCTTGATCGAGATGAGCTTATGTCAATCTCACGAGCTGGCGGTATGCCTGAGCGGCTTCCTTTTGGCGAGGGTACACAAGCATCATTTAGTTCTAGTGGAAACCAGCTCGCATTTACGCCTCACTCGAACGAAGGCTGGACATGGAAACGCTATCGCGGAGGCACAGCGCCAGACATCTGGATCGCCAACCTGGTTGGTGGTAACTACACGAAGCTTACGAAGAGTGATGCCAATGATATGTATCCCATGTGGATGCAGGGTCGGGTTTATTTTCTATCGGATCGTGGTGGCACACCGAACATTTTTTCGATGTCACCCAATGGTGAAGATCTAAAGCAGCATACAACGATGGTCTCATCAAATGATTTATCTCAAGGTATGAGCGCCCACGATATTCGTTGGCCAAGTCAAGATCGGAAGCCTGGTGGCAATCAAATTGTCTTCTCACAAGGCGGAAAACTGGGACGGTTTACAAAAGATGAACAGGTTGAGCACCTTCCCATTGCGATCGCTAGTGATCGCGTGGCATCGCGCCCACGACATGTTCCTCTTGAAGAGAACATGACCACCTTTGCGCTTTCTCCAGCAGGTGACGAAGTGCTTGTGGAGGCTCGGGGCGAGTTAATTATTGTTCCAGTTGACGGTACAGCTCGACGCCTGACACGAACCAGTGGTGTTCGTGAATGGGGCGCTACATTTACTACGGAAGATGAGTTGTTGATCATCACAGATCGTTCAGGTGAACAGCAACTTGCTTTACTTTCAACCAGCGGCGATGAATCACCTATGGGTCTCACAGATTTGCTCGACAAATGGATATATCCACCGCAAATGTCACCAGACGGCCAGTGGATTGCTTATGGGGATAAGACCTTCGCCCTTTATCTCACGAATATGTCACTCTTGGAGCCAATCAAGGTTGCCACAGATTCCCAACAGCCAATAACTGACTACCGTTTCTCTCCAGATAGTCAGTGGCTGGCGTACACACAAACACTAGAAACTGGTGTGAGTCAGATTTACTTACTCAATATAGGCACGAAAAAGAAGTTCACGATCAGTGATGGATTGCACTCTGATAGTGAGCCACGCTGGGACCCAGCAGGTCTTTACTTGTACTTTGTCTCTGGTAGAGATCTTTCTGCGGCGATGGGTAACCTTGATTTTCAACATGTTCACGATGCAACTGATCGGCTTGTGGCAGTGCCATTGGCAGAGCATACGCCTCCACCAGATTCAAAGGCGATGCGGTCAGTCGAATTTGATGTGGACTATTGGAGCATGCCTCCGACATGGTCGGACTTCGATGAAGAGATGGATGAAGAAGAATCTGATGAAGTGTTGCCAATGCAAATTGATCCAGCAGGTTTATCACGCCGTCATTACACATTTGAAACACCAGCAGGCTCGTACGCTGGACTCGAGGCAACATGGGGTGGCTTGCTTTATATCAACGAGCCCGGTGAGCGATTAGATCAACAAGAGCAGGCCGATTGGATTGAACTCAATATGGCAGGTGGCAAGTATGGCATTATGAAATTGGATGCGATTGACGGCGAGCCAGAGCTCATTGCTCCTGGTGTTGGTGAATTCGCAATCAATATGGACCGCAACATGATTGCTTATTCAGGCGATATGGGAATGACGGTTCTCGATCTAGAAACAATGGATGAGTTGCCCATTGATTTATCCATGGAGCAGTTACACGTGGACATTCCCAGTGAGTGGTCACATATGTTTGAGGAAGCTTGGCGAAGACAAAGGGATTTTTTCTGGGCACCAAACATGGGTGGTGTCGACTGGGATGCTGTTGGAGCGAAGTATCGCGCCGTGCTTCCTCAGATCGGTTCTCGCGAAGAACTCAATGATCTGATTGGCGAAATGTATGGGGAACTACAAGCCAGCCATGCCTATATCGGAGGCGGTGATCCAGCAGATTGGGCTGATTACATTGATGTGGGCCTTCTTGGTATTGATGGGCATGCTGAGAGGGATGGCTTTCGAATAGATCGTATTCTTCCAGCGCAAGGTTGGACAAGCGATGCGGCCAGTCCATTAGATGCCGCATGGCAGGATGTTTCTGAAGGTGATCTCATCGTTGCAATCAATGGACAGCCAGTTAGTGCTCGCAGCAATATTTATGAGCACTTGCAAGGGCAGGCCGGCAAGACAGTACGTCTTTCATTGAGGGGTAAGAATCAAGACGACGATCCGATGTCTGAATCGCGTGTTATTGAAGTAGAGGCACTGGTTGACGAAATGACCTTGCGCTACTTGGATTGGGTGGAGAACAATCGACGGGTTGTCACTGAGGCGACTGATGGCCAAGTTGGCTATCTACACATCCCAGACATGGATGGCCTTGGGTTGACGATGTTTAGTCGCTATTACTACCCACAGATTAAAAAAGACGCATTGATCATCGATATTCGCAATAACGGTGGCGGCTTCGTGAGTCAGATGATCATTGAGCGCCTTGCTCGAGAAGTGCTTGGTTACGACTCTATTCGTCATGGAATAGACATGACGTATCCGTGGTGCACTTTTCAAGGGCCAATGGTCGCACTCATAGATCAACATGCTGGATCGGATGGAGACATCTTTCCAGCGATGTTTCGGCGCAAGCAATTAGGACCATTGATTGGTACGCGTACATGGGGCGGTGTGATTGGTATATCCGAAGGTGTGCCATTTCTTGATGGTGGCTATCACACCCAACCCGAGGCTGCTTGGTGGGAAGCAGAAGGTGGATGGACACTAGAGAATCGTGGTGTTGAACCAGATATTGAGGTCGCCTTTACGCCTTCAGATCGTGATGCAAATGTCGACCCACAATTAGAGATGGGTATCCAAGAAGCCATGCGGTTGTTACAAACCCAGGGAACAGAAAAACCAACACGACCACCCTACCCAACCGAGCCGATGCCTGGGCAGTGA